A single genomic interval of Spirosoma linguale DSM 74 harbors:
- a CDS encoding L-sorbosone dehydrogenase (KEGG: noc:Noc_2145 L-sorbosone dehydrogenase), with amino-acid sequence MKAIVLLVTATTTLALAGPGTITPGKSVKSVPLKPHAASATRAAIAPDPDNGGLKLTNGFRALVFADNLGKARHIAVDNAGTVFVKLEKLNEGKGIVELIDANGDGRADETIKFGNNTGTGMAIYDGYMYASSDTSVYRYKLTNGKVMETTPMEPIITGLTLQRQHASKSMAISPDGKLFVNFGAPSNACQEKDRQKGSKGMDPCPILEEYGGIWQFDANKLNQHKADGKRYATGIRNAVALDWNTASNSLYALQHGRDNLNNWGGIFTDEYSAEFPSEEMLMVKEGADFGWPYCFNNHEKNQKLLAPEYGGDGTKIDRCAGKDKPIMAFPGHWAPNDLLFYTGNAFPARYKNGAFVCFHGSWNRAPLKQGGYFVAFIPFGKDGRPSGKYEVFAENFAGVAEEGKPGTSVNAGKLDLASPGDAKARPVGLAQGPDGSLYISDSVKGKVWRVMYMAKK; translated from the coding sequence ATGAAAGCAATCGTACTTTTAGTTACGGCGACAACGACTTTGGCACTGGCTGGCCCTGGCACGATAACGCCCGGCAAGTCGGTAAAATCAGTTCCTCTAAAACCCCATGCGGCATCGGCAACCCGCGCTGCCATAGCACCCGACCCTGATAACGGAGGCCTTAAACTGACGAATGGATTTCGGGCGCTGGTCTTTGCGGATAACCTCGGAAAAGCCCGGCATATTGCCGTCGACAATGCCGGAACGGTATTCGTAAAGCTGGAAAAACTCAATGAAGGCAAAGGTATCGTTGAGTTGATCGATGCCAACGGCGATGGACGCGCCGACGAAACCATCAAGTTTGGCAATAACACCGGAACGGGTATGGCCATTTATGACGGCTATATGTACGCTTCGTCTGATACATCGGTTTATCGGTACAAACTGACCAACGGTAAGGTGATGGAAACGACACCGATGGAGCCGATCATCACGGGCCTCACGCTGCAACGCCAGCACGCCAGTAAGTCGATGGCCATCTCGCCAGACGGCAAGCTGTTCGTTAACTTTGGTGCCCCTTCAAATGCCTGCCAGGAAAAAGACCGGCAGAAAGGGTCGAAAGGTATGGACCCCTGCCCCATTCTGGAAGAGTACGGGGGTATCTGGCAATTTGATGCCAACAAACTGAATCAGCACAAGGCCGATGGAAAGCGCTATGCTACTGGTATCCGGAATGCCGTTGCCCTGGACTGGAATACGGCCAGCAACTCGCTCTACGCGCTTCAGCACGGCCGCGACAACCTGAACAACTGGGGTGGTATTTTCACCGACGAGTATAGCGCCGAGTTTCCTTCCGAAGAGATGCTGATGGTGAAAGAAGGGGCTGATTTCGGCTGGCCTTATTGTTTTAACAACCACGAGAAGAACCAGAAATTGCTGGCACCCGAATATGGTGGCGATGGTACGAAAATAGACCGATGCGCCGGAAAGGATAAACCCATCATGGCGTTTCCTGGCCACTGGGCACCCAACGATTTGCTGTTTTACACGGGTAATGCCTTCCCGGCTCGGTATAAAAACGGTGCCTTTGTGTGCTTCCACGGCTCCTGGAACCGTGCTCCGCTGAAACAGGGTGGCTATTTTGTGGCCTTTATCCCATTCGGCAAAGACGGACGCCCATCGGGCAAATACGAAGTATTTGCCGAAAATTTTGCCGGTGTAGCCGAAGAAGGTAAACCCGGAACCAGCGTCAACGCGGGTAAACTGGACCTGGCCAGCCCCGGCGATGCCAAAGCGCGGCCCGTAGGATTGGCGCAGGGCCCCGACGGTTCGCTATACATTTCTGATTCAGTGAAAGGTAAGGTTTGGCGGGTAATGTATATGGCCAAAAAATAA
- a CDS encoding TonB-dependent receptor (PFAM: TonB-dependent receptor; TonB-dependent receptor plug~KEGG: mxa:MXAN_6044 TonB-dependent receptor), which produces MHYLLLSLLLICSYAKANMLPDSTISPKDSLRKIQLGEIVITASRIPENVLKSPVSIELLDARQIRLSAQPSYFDAIENLKGVQLLTSSLGFKVYNTRGFANPTNVRFVQLVDGMDNQAPHIGAPIANALAPSDLDIQQVEIVPGAASALYGLNALNGLAQLITKDPFSSPGLSVSQKTAVNHVNDPLVSAKVYSETSLRYARTIGSRLAVKVNVTYQSGYDWIARDQSDLNPNANTSLGLTGANNPGSDLVNNYGDESANRRTLTLGGKKYVVSRTGYFENDITDLSLRNLRGDVGLYWRIRPNLTLSYQYKAATLNNVYQRTNRFRLENYLLDQHGLTLTSPSVQIRAYRTRENTGDSYNIRSMAENIDKSFKSDNQWFSDFSNQFTSSTAAGQSTVDALHTARTTADAGRPQPGSETFNQQVDKLRDINNWDIGAALRVKSWLYHAEAQVEPTRVLWAGFRQKTGINLLAGLDFRRYVVFPDGNYFINPDKTSNNLIYGKTGGFMQASRQFFGEKLKLSGSIRVDKNTYFDPKVNPRISAVFSPVENHNFRASYQTGYRFPSLFEAFSNVNSGGVKRVGGLKIMSQGIFENSYLRTSIDAFQAAINTDVNTNKLTTDQAIQKNKGLLKPNTYTYLKPEQVNSVEVGYKGLFFDKKLYVDVDFYFNVYRNFIAQVEANIPRGKNPDSLAYYMADRNQQDRYRLWTNSKTKVYNYGSSLGLRYSAGRDWVISGNVSLAKLDRTDQGDGLEEAFNTPKWITNVGISNPALWQNVGFALNYKYQSSFLWQSSLATGVVPAINTFDAQISYALTNLGRSANSLSFKIGGTNLLNKPYTTFTAGPSVGGFYYVTVVATAL; this is translated from the coding sequence ATGCACTACTTGTTACTATCTCTTTTGCTGATTTGTTCGTATGCAAAGGCCAATATGCTGCCCGACAGCACCATTAGCCCGAAGGACTCTCTGCGAAAAATTCAACTGGGTGAGATCGTCATTACAGCCTCGCGTATTCCTGAAAATGTGCTTAAATCGCCGGTGAGTATCGAATTGCTCGACGCCCGGCAGATTCGTCTGTCCGCTCAACCTTCGTATTTCGACGCGATTGAAAATCTAAAAGGTGTTCAATTGTTAACATCCAGTTTAGGGTTCAAGGTGTATAACACGCGCGGCTTTGCCAACCCCACCAATGTTCGATTTGTTCAGCTTGTCGACGGCATGGATAACCAGGCACCGCATATTGGGGCACCAATTGCCAATGCGCTGGCTCCCTCCGACCTCGACATTCAGCAGGTAGAGATTGTCCCCGGAGCCGCTTCGGCACTCTATGGCCTGAACGCCCTCAATGGTCTGGCGCAACTGATCACCAAAGACCCTTTTTCGTCGCCAGGCTTGAGTGTCAGCCAGAAAACAGCGGTCAACCATGTCAATGATCCGCTGGTTTCGGCAAAAGTTTACAGCGAGACCAGCCTGCGTTATGCCCGCACAATCGGGTCGAGGCTGGCGGTTAAAGTTAACGTTACCTACCAGAGCGGCTACGACTGGATTGCCCGCGACCAGTCTGACCTGAATCCCAATGCCAACACCTCGCTGGGCCTGACGGGAGCGAACAATCCCGGCAGCGATCTGGTCAACAACTACGGCGATGAGTCGGCGAACCGGCGAACGCTGACGCTGGGCGGCAAAAAATATGTGGTATCCCGAACGGGTTATTTCGAAAACGACATTACCGACCTGAGCCTTCGAAACCTCCGGGGCGATGTGGGCCTGTACTGGCGTATTCGGCCGAACCTGACCCTCTCCTATCAGTACAAAGCTGCTACGCTCAACAACGTGTATCAACGCACCAACCGCTTTCGGCTGGAAAATTACCTACTCGATCAGCACGGCCTTACGCTCACATCGCCCTCGGTACAGATCCGGGCCTATCGAACGCGCGAAAACACGGGCGACTCCTACAACATCCGCTCGATGGCCGAAAACATCGACAAGTCGTTCAAATCCGACAACCAGTGGTTTAGCGACTTTTCGAACCAGTTTACGAGCAGCACCGCAGCCGGACAATCCACAGTCGACGCCCTCCATACGGCACGGACCACAGCCGATGCGGGTCGCCCACAACCGGGTTCAGAGACCTTTAATCAGCAGGTGGATAAACTCCGCGACATCAACAACTGGGATATTGGCGCGGCCCTGCGGGTGAAATCCTGGCTGTACCATGCCGAAGCGCAGGTAGAACCCACCCGCGTTTTATGGGCGGGTTTCCGGCAGAAAACCGGCATCAACCTGCTGGCGGGTCTGGACTTTCGGCGCTATGTGGTCTTCCCCGACGGCAATTATTTTATCAACCCCGACAAAACCAGCAATAACCTGATCTATGGTAAAACGGGTGGCTTTATGCAGGCATCCCGCCAGTTTTTCGGCGAAAAACTAAAACTCAGCGGGTCGATCCGGGTCGACAAAAACACCTACTTTGACCCGAAAGTTAATCCAAGAATTTCAGCGGTATTTTCGCCCGTCGAAAACCATAACTTCCGGGCGTCGTACCAAACGGGTTACCGGTTTCCGTCGCTATTCGAGGCTTTTTCCAACGTCAACTCCGGCGGGGTAAAACGGGTTGGCGGGCTAAAGATCATGTCGCAGGGAATTTTTGAGAACTCGTATCTGCGCACATCCATCGACGCCTTTCAGGCAGCCATCAACACCGATGTGAACACCAATAAACTGACGACCGATCAGGCGATTCAGAAGAACAAAGGGCTGTTGAAGCCCAACACCTATACCTACCTGAAACCTGAGCAGGTCAACAGCGTTGAGGTTGGGTACAAAGGGCTGTTTTTCGACAAAAAACTGTACGTAGACGTTGATTTCTACTTTAACGTTTACCGAAATTTCATCGCGCAGGTAGAAGCCAACATTCCCAGAGGCAAGAACCCCGATTCACTGGCCTATTACATGGCCGACCGAAATCAGCAGGACCGCTACCGGTTATGGACCAACTCGAAAACGAAAGTGTATAACTATGGGTCGAGTCTGGGGCTGCGGTATTCAGCGGGCCGCGATTGGGTGATTTCGGGCAATGTCTCGCTGGCCAAGCTGGACCGCACCGACCAGGGCGATGGGCTGGAAGAAGCCTTTAACACGCCTAAATGGATCACAAACGTCGGCATTTCGAATCCGGCTCTCTGGCAGAACGTAGGGTTCGCGCTCAATTATAAATACCAAAGTTCCTTCCTGTGGCAGTCGTCGCTGGCAACGGGTGTTGTCCCCGCCATCAACACCTTCGACGCGCAGATCAGCTACGCCCTCACCAATCTCGGCCGGTCGGCCAATTCGCTGTCGTTTAAAATTGGGGGTACTAACCTGCTGAACAAGCCCTACACAACCTTCACGGCCGGGCCCAGCGTGGGTGGCTTTTATTACGTAACCGTCGTAGCAACAGCGTTGTAG
- a CDS encoding putative transcriptional regulator, ModE family (PFAM: regulatory protein LysR~KEGG: tgr:Tgr7_1573 putative molybdenum-binding protein), which translates to MNLRINGRVWLETLSNDTTERFMGIGRLELLGHIQRTGSINQAAKAMKMSYKRAWEMVHSMNTQANTPLVMTQTGGEKGGGTLVTPEGEKYLNHYRGLQERFQKFLADELANLP; encoded by the coding sequence ATGAACCTCCGCATTAACGGCCGCGTCTGGCTTGAAACACTTTCTAATGATACCACCGAACGATTCATGGGCATCGGTCGGCTGGAATTACTGGGTCATATTCAGCGTACCGGCTCCATCAACCAGGCCGCTAAAGCCATGAAAATGTCCTATAAACGGGCTTGGGAGATGGTCCATTCCATGAATACCCAAGCCAACACACCGCTCGTTATGACCCAAACCGGGGGCGAAAAAGGCGGTGGAACCCTTGTAACCCCTGAAGGCGAAAAATACCTTAATCACTACCGGGGCCTACAGGAACGATTCCAGAAGTTCCTGGCCGACGAACTGGCCAATTTGCCCTGA
- a CDS encoding hypothetical protein (KEGG: msl:Msil_0816 hypothetical protein), which translates to MQPSSPPSFAQHIRNYTIAFYQTQRNAFVIIITLLLSLYILTVPDQAGDMINAVIDDGVFHRLFQYILLSTLVWSWLVYGCTRMILHISPVGIRMNKESDLLLRWLPKVGGVLPALILAYAFWKPDRWQPYLLLLESGAMLIQFLWVEQHVPVFALPDHWRFSDRYTNIKQDIRCLWRHPLGRLVIRTGVMLTLFLIALFSLPVQWGIAQRLRPTAIIIFGITMYTFWGSVVVYFNDYRYRPLVLIVAGYLVIISAFNDNTAVRKATGTLVPPISQRPTVDAHFAQWVAARRQEDGDTIPLVLVAAEGGGIRALNWTAETLIRLDSIIPGFSRHVYALSGVSGGGVGTVFYTAFLRDFAEADRTRAFDQFRNVIRDDYLSGVSSALLFPESVQRLIPVPLPALERAKWLEDSWAASYYNNLALSTLDSSLTQLYQTRAGYNYNLPSLLLNGTLAESGQKIITSNLQLDAHYFKNVVSTLDVLGADVPLKTAASLCSRFPIVTNGGLIQKDTLLGNGRKQRYGGHVVDGGYFDNSGVETCIQLLNNLVPAIRRLDTTERVTIIPYVLFIQNSNPNGNLPQKRSILQEVQIPLLAFLNAWDNGSITRDNMFNSFMDRFDNPKTNYLTLRLAYNEKYPLGWYMSDSVARNIGQQAKDSISLTNRELVRLKGAFGRMNVKRVVN; encoded by the coding sequence GTGCAGCCCAGTTCTCCGCCGTCTTTTGCGCAACATATTAGAAATTATACCATCGCGTTTTACCAGACACAGCGGAACGCCTTTGTCATCATCATTACGCTGCTCCTGTCGCTCTACATTCTGACCGTTCCCGATCAGGCGGGCGATATGATCAACGCCGTTATTGACGACGGCGTTTTTCATCGGCTGTTTCAATACATTCTGCTCAGTACGCTCGTCTGGAGCTGGCTCGTGTACGGCTGTACGCGCATGATTCTGCATATTTCGCCGGTTGGTATCCGCATGAATAAGGAAAGCGATCTGTTGCTTCGGTGGCTTCCCAAGGTGGGCGGTGTGCTCCCGGCACTGATTCTGGCCTATGCGTTCTGGAAACCTGATCGTTGGCAACCGTATCTGCTTCTGCTGGAAAGTGGCGCGATGCTGATTCAGTTTCTTTGGGTAGAACAGCACGTTCCCGTTTTTGCCCTGCCCGACCACTGGCGGTTTTCGGATCGCTACACCAATATTAAACAGGATATTCGATGTTTGTGGCGACATCCGCTTGGGCGGCTGGTAATCCGGACGGGCGTTATGCTGACGCTGTTTCTGATTGCGTTGTTCAGTCTGCCCGTTCAGTGGGGCATCGCCCAACGCTTACGTCCAACGGCCATCATCATTTTCGGCATTACGATGTACACCTTCTGGGGAAGCGTGGTGGTCTATTTCAACGATTACCGCTACCGTCCGCTCGTGCTGATCGTGGCCGGATATTTAGTCATCATCAGTGCGTTTAACGACAATACGGCGGTTCGGAAAGCGACGGGAACATTAGTACCGCCCATCTCACAACGCCCAACCGTCGACGCACACTTTGCCCAATGGGTAGCCGCCCGTCGGCAGGAAGACGGCGACACCATTCCGCTGGTGCTGGTAGCGGCCGAAGGCGGGGGCATCCGCGCCCTGAACTGGACCGCCGAAACGCTCATCCGGCTCGACTCCATCATTCCGGGTTTCAGTCGGCATGTGTACGCGCTGAGTGGCGTATCGGGCGGGGGCGTTGGCACCGTTTTTTATACGGCCTTTCTGCGCGACTTCGCCGAAGCCGACCGTACCCGCGCCTTCGATCAATTCCGAAACGTGATTCGGGATGATTATTTGTCGGGGGTATCGTCGGCACTGCTGTTTCCCGAATCCGTCCAGCGGCTCATTCCGGTGCCGTTACCCGCGCTGGAACGGGCAAAGTGGCTCGAAGACTCGTGGGCAGCCTCCTACTACAACAACCTGGCGTTATCCACGCTCGACTCGTCGCTGACGCAGTTGTACCAGACGCGGGCGGGTTATAATTACAACCTGCCATCGCTGTTACTGAACGGAACCCTGGCCGAATCGGGGCAGAAAATCATCACCTCCAACCTACAACTCGACGCCCACTATTTTAAAAATGTAGTTTCTACACTGGATGTGCTGGGCGCGGACGTGCCGCTCAAAACGGCGGCTTCCCTGTGCAGCCGCTTCCCCATCGTGACCAATGGAGGACTGATCCAAAAAGATACGTTGTTAGGCAACGGCCGCAAACAGCGGTATGGCGGACACGTGGTCGATGGTGGCTATTTCGACAACTCGGGCGTGGAAACCTGCATTCAATTGCTGAACAACCTCGTCCCGGCTATCCGTCGGCTCGACACGACCGAGCGGGTCACTATTATTCCATACGTGCTGTTCATTCAAAACAGCAACCCCAACGGCAATTTGCCGCAAAAGCGGTCTATTTTGCAGGAAGTACAGATTCCCTTGTTGGCGTTTCTGAATGCCTGGGATAACGGCTCTATCACCCGCGACAATATGTTCAACTCGTTTATGGACCGGTTTGACAACCCAAAAACCAATTACCTGACCCTCCGGCTGGCCTACAATGAGAAATACCCGCTCGGCTGGTACATGTCTGATAGTGTAGCCCGAAACATCGGTCAGCAGGCCAAAGACTCGATCAGTTTGACCAACAGAGAGTTGGTTCGATTAAAGGGTGCGTTTGGAAGAATGAACGTAAAACGGGTCGTGAACTAA
- a CDS encoding PhnA protein (PFAM: PhnA protein~KEGG: wsu:WS1535 Zn-ribbon-containing protein- involved in phosphonate metabolism), whose protein sequence is MDVKDSNGTSLAEGDSVKLIKDLKVRGSSSTLKRGTVVKNIRLTDDAEEIEGKVEKTVMVLKTMFLQKV, encoded by the coding sequence ATGGACGTAAAAGACAGTAATGGAACCAGCCTGGCCGAAGGCGATTCAGTAAAATTGATCAAAGATTTGAAAGTAAGGGGCTCATCATCAACGCTCAAACGGGGAACCGTTGTTAAAAATATTCGACTTACCGACGATGCTGAAGAAATTGAAGGTAAAGTCGAGAAAACCGTGATGGTTCTGAAAACAATGTTTTTGCAGAAGGTATAA
- a CDS encoding fatty acid hydroxylase (PFAM: fatty acid hydroxylase~KEGG: oan:Oant_3860 hypothetical protein), whose translation MHIFEILYHEFVGFWGFDQLWEIIQTQNYEALLTQKGIQAFLRPVLPVLLLIEIIRGLFYRRYSHDQYKISVFTYILNRFISSFLSIAMVAFCIGLFEPYALIKTSFTWYWFIYGYVVWELAHFVYHYFGHKVRLFWCLHSTHHAPEYMNLSVTYAHFFLEAPYADIIRTTICILLGVNPPLLFLIMFIDGTWGSFIHIGENLLKDGRLGVLNKIILTPSHHRVHHARNPLYMDTNFCNLLNIWDRAFGTLQDEKTTMEIEYGISRPMKKGDFLDAYFGEIVALGKDVYRAPGLKNKLLYIIMPPGWSHTGDHKTATVVKAHYIREHQQELSFDERV comes from the coding sequence ATGCATATTTTCGAAATCCTTTACCACGAATTCGTCGGGTTCTGGGGGTTTGACCAGCTTTGGGAAATCATTCAGACGCAGAACTATGAAGCGCTGCTGACCCAGAAAGGTATTCAGGCTTTTTTAAGACCGGTCCTTCCAGTACTTCTGTTGATTGAGATTATTCGTGGGCTGTTTTACCGGCGCTACTCGCATGACCAGTACAAAATTTCTGTGTTCACCTATATCCTGAACCGCTTTATTTCCAGCTTCCTGTCGATTGCGATGGTTGCTTTCTGCATTGGGCTGTTTGAGCCTTATGCACTTATAAAGACATCATTTACCTGGTACTGGTTTATATATGGGTACGTGGTTTGGGAGCTAGCCCATTTTGTCTATCATTATTTCGGGCATAAAGTTCGGCTCTTCTGGTGCCTGCACTCTACCCACCACGCACCGGAGTACATGAACCTGTCCGTAACCTACGCGCACTTTTTTCTCGAAGCGCCCTACGCCGATATCATCCGTACCACCATCTGTATTCTGCTGGGCGTAAATCCTCCCTTGCTTTTTCTCATCATGTTCATCGACGGAACCTGGGGATCGTTTATCCATATTGGCGAGAATCTGCTCAAAGACGGGCGGCTGGGCGTCTTGAATAAAATTATTCTTACACCATCGCATCACCGCGTACATCATGCCCGCAATCCATTGTATATGGACACCAACTTTTGCAATCTCCTGAACATATGGGATAGAGCCTTTGGTACCTTACAGGATGAAAAAACAACGATGGAAATTGAATACGGCATTAGCCGCCCCATGAAAAAAGGCGATTTTCTGGATGCTTACTTTGGCGAGATTGTCGCGCTGGGCAAGGATGTGTACAGGGCGCCGGGTCTTAAAAATAAACTCCTCTACATCATTATGCCTCCAGGCTGGAGCCATACCGGCGATCATAAAACCGCTACGGTTGTCAAGGCCCATTATATCCGGGAGCACCAGCAGGAACTGAGTTTCGACGAACGGGTCTGA
- a CDS encoding Deoxyribonuclease V (PFAM: Endonuclease V~KEGG: mxa:MXAN_1503 endonuclease V) yields the protein MATYQPLHEWNVTPTEAVILQNQLRNQIKIQPLTEPPKTIAGCDISFNKFEETVYAGIVVLQLDTLETIEEAGVVSTAPFPYIPGLLSFREIPSLLEAWQKLKTEPDVVMFDGHGTAHPRRIGIASHAGLFLNRPTFGCGKSVLVGKYDEPAPERGNWSPMRHYNEVIGAALRTKNKVNPVYVSPGNLIDLETAISLTLACDGGYRIPEPTRRAHNLVNAIRRGERVFTS from the coding sequence ATGGCCACTTACCAGCCTCTTCACGAGTGGAACGTAACACCCACCGAAGCCGTCATCCTGCAAAATCAGTTGCGTAATCAGATTAAGATTCAGCCTCTGACAGAACCGCCTAAAACGATTGCGGGCTGCGATATTTCGTTCAATAAGTTCGAAGAAACCGTGTATGCGGGTATTGTGGTGCTGCAACTGGATACGCTCGAAACCATTGAAGAAGCAGGCGTGGTTAGTACAGCCCCGTTCCCGTACATTCCGGGTTTGCTATCGTTTCGGGAAATTCCGTCCCTGCTCGAAGCGTGGCAGAAACTCAAGACCGAGCCCGACGTGGTGATGTTCGACGGACACGGCACGGCGCACCCCCGCCGGATTGGGATTGCCTCCCACGCAGGCCTGTTCCTGAACCGGCCTACGTTTGGCTGCGGCAAATCGGTGCTGGTGGGTAAGTACGACGAACCGGCACCGGAGCGCGGCAACTGGTCGCCGATGCGGCATTATAACGAAGTAATTGGAGCCGCTTTGCGAACGAAAAACAAGGTAAATCCGGTGTATGTATCGCCAGGCAATCTGATCGATCTGGAAACGGCTATTTCGCTCACGTTGGCGTGTGACGGAGGCTACCGAATCCCCGAACCCACCCGCCGGGCGCATAATCTGGTGAACGCGATCCGGCGGGGCGAACGCGTATTTACCAGTTAA